The DNA region TCAAGGCATCTCAAAATTGGATGAAAATTTTCCCATCAGCGTTCATGAAGTCGTCAAACTTGGGCTCATTGCCAATAAATCTCTGTTTGCAAGCATCAATCGAAGCGATTTGGAGATCATTGATCGTGCTTTAAGGAAGATGAATATCGAAGATTTGAAAGACGCCAAAATCAGCGAACTCTCAGGCGGACAGCGCCAACGCGTGATGATCGCCAAAGCGCTAGTCAATAACCCACAAATCCTCATTCTCGATGAACCCAATACAGGCGTTGACAAGCAATCCCAAATCAATTTTTACGCCCTTTTAAAAGATTTAAATGGCAAAGAGAACATTACAATTCTTTTTATTACCCATGATTTAGGTGTTATCGTGG from Sulfurospirillum diekertiae includes:
- a CDS encoding metal ABC transporter ATP-binding protein, with the protein product MVLKNFKDTVIEAKNLNFKTIIRDVTFDIRRGDYAAIIGPNGGGKSTLIKLILGLIPYNSGMLKLFGKTPTLSALKKIGYVSQGISKLDENFPISVHEVVKLGLIANKSLFASINRSDLEIIDRALRKMNIEDLKDAKISELSGGQRQRVMIAKALVNNPQILILDEPNTGVDKQSQINFYALLKDLNGKENITILFITHDLGVIVDDINKVLCINQTLLACHDPRQIYHSEQLNQLYGVDAHMVCHHH